Within Pseudomonas tructae, the genomic segment ACCAGGCCACCGAAGATGTGCGCCAGAACCTGGAAACCATCGAGATCCAGAACATCGAGCTGGACATGGCGCGCAAGGAGGCTCTGGAAGCCAGCCGGATCAAGTCCGAGTTCCTCGCCAACATGAGCCATGAGATCCGTACCCCGCTCAATGGCATCCTCGGTTTCACCCATTTGTTGCAGAAGAGCGAACTGACCCCGCGCCAGCTCGACTACCTGGGCACCATCGAGAAATCCGCCGGCAGCTTGCTGGGGATCATCAACGAGATCCTCGACTTCTCCAAGATCGAGGCCGGAAAACTGGTGCTCGACAGCATCCCGTTCAATCTGCGCGACCTGATTCAGGACACCCTGACCATCCTCGCCCCGGCCGCCCACGCCAAACAGCTGGAACTGGTCAGCCTGGTGTATCGCGACACGCCGCTGTCGCTGGTCGGCGATCCGCTGCGACTCAAGCAGATACTCACCAATCTGGTGAGCAATGCCATCAAGTTCACCCGCGAAGGCACCATCGTCGCCCGCGCCATGCTCGAAGAAGAACGCGAAGACAGCGTGCAGTTGCGCATCAGCGTCCAGGACACCGGCATCGGCTTGTCCACCCAGGACGTGCGCGCGCTGTTCCAGGCTTTCAGCCAGGCTGATAACTCGCTGTCGCGCCAACCCGGCGGCACAGGCCTGGGCCTGGTGATCTCCAAGCGTCTGATCGAACAGATGGGCGGCGAGATCGGCGTTGACAGCACGCCAGGCGAAGGTTCGCAGTTCTGGATCAGCCTGAGCCTGCCCAAGGCCCGTGACGACGCCGAAGACCTGCCACTGCAGCCCTTGGTCGGGCGCCGGGTGGCCATTGTCGACAGCCATGAGCTGGCGCGTCAGGCACTGGAGCATCAACTGGAGGACTGCGGTCTGAGCGTCAGCCTGTTCAGCACCCTGGACCAACTGCTGCAGGCGGTCGAAGCCGCCATCCTGGCCGGGCAACCCTTCGAGCTGGCGGTGCTGGGGATAAGCCTCGACGACCTCTCGCCCGAACGCCTGGGCCAGTACATCCAGCAACTGGAACGCCTCGCCTGCCAGCCGCTGGTCCTCTGCCCGACCACCGAACAGGCGCTGTACCACCCTTACCTGCCCAATGGCCACAGCCAGTTGCAGGCCAAACCCGCCTGCACCCGCAAGCTGCGCCGGGCACTGGTCGAGATGGTCCAGCCACGGCGCCCGGGCAGCGACAGCAAACCGGTGTCCGACCAGCCCTTGCCCAAAGTGCTGTGCGTCGATGACAACCCGGCCAATCTACTGCTGGTGCAGACGCTGCTGGAGGACCTGGGGGCCGAAGTGCTAGCGGTCGACAGCGGTTATGCGGCCGTTCAAGCCGTGCAGGACGAGCGCTTTGACCTGGTGCTGATGGACGTGCAGATGCCTGGCATGGACGGGCGCGAATGTACCGAGCAGATTCGCCGCTGGGAAACCAGCCAGAGCGGCGCAGCCTTGCCGATCGTTGCCCTGACCGCCCACGCCATGGCCAACGAAAAACGGGCCTTGCTGCACAGTGGCATGGACGACTACCTGACCAAACCGATCAGCGAACGCCAACTGGCCCAGGTGGTACTCAAGTGGACCGGCCTGGCCCTCGGCGCACCGCGCCCGGAGCGGCCACTGGAGCGAGCGCCCGAGAGCATTGAACTCAAGGTGCTGGACCCCGAAGAAGGCCTGCGCCTGGCCGCTGGCAAACCGGACCTGGCCGCCGACATGCTGGCCATGCTGCTGGCTTCGCTGGAGTCCGACCGCGAGGCAATCCGGGTAGCCCGCGAGGCCGCCGACCGCAATGCCATGATCGAGCGCGTGCACCGGCTCAATGGCGCCTCGCGCTACTGCGGGGTGCCCCAGTTGCGCGCCGCCTGCCAACGCAGTGAAACCTTGCTCAAGCAGGATGACCCACAGGCGCCGCAAGCCCTGGACGAACTGGATCGGGCCATCACCCGGCTGACGGCCCAGGCGCGCATGAGCGCCTGAGCCCTGGCTGACTTGAAGCAAGGCTAGATCCTTGCCCATTGGTTAAACTTTCAGGCAAAGCTTTCAGGACGATCCTATGCGCGTATTGTTTTTCAGCAGCCAGACCTACGACCAGGACAGTTTCACCCAGGCCACTGCCGCGCCAGGGCTTGAGCTGCACTTCCAGCCCGCGCGCCTGACTGAAGACACCGCAGCGTTGGCCGCTGGCCATGAAGTGGTCTGCGCCTTCATCAACGACGATCTCGGCGCTAGCGTGCTGCAATGCCTGGCGGCCGCCGGCACACGCCTGATTGCCCTGCGCTCGGCCGGCTACAACCATGTCGACCTGGCTGCAGCCAAACGCCTGGGCCTGGCCGTGGTGCGGGTACCCGCCTACTCGCCCCATGCTGTGGCCGAACATGCAGTGGCGCTGATTCTGGCGCTCAACCGACGCCTGCACCGGGCCTACAACCGCACCCGCGAAGGCGACTTCACCCTGCACGGGCTGACCGGCTTCGACCTGTACGGCAAGACCGTTGGCGTGGTCGGCACCGGGCAGATCGGCGCGGCGTTCGCCCGGATCATGGCCGGTTTCGGTTGCCAACTGCTGGCCTATGACCCCTACCCCAACCCCGAATTGCTGGCCTTGGGCGCGCGTTACCTGAGCCTGCCGCAGCTACTGCGCCAGGCCCAGGTCATCAGCCTGCATTGCCCGTTGAACGACGCTACCCGTCACCTGATCAATGCCCGGACCCTGGCCGACCTTACCCCCGGGGCGATGCTGATCAATACCGGACGTGGCGCCCTGGTCGACACCCCGGCGCTGATCGAGGCCCTGAAAAGCGGCCAGCTCGGCTACCTGGGGCTGGATGTCTACGAGGAGGAAGCCCAGCTGTTCTTCGAGGACCGCTCCGACCAGCCCTTGCAGGACGACGTGCTGGCGCGGTTGCTGACCTTCCCCAACGTCATCGTCACCGCCCACCAGGCCTTCCTCACCCGCGAAGCGCTGGCCGCCATTGCCGCCACCACCCTGGACAACATTACCCGCTGGGCGGCAGGCAATGCGCAGAACTTGGTCGAAGGTTGATGCTAGGATACGCGGCAGATTTGGAGGACCCATGGTCGAACACGATTTCCGCTACACCTTGTTTAATCCGCAACACACCCTGATCGAGTGCCGCGCCCTGGTGCCGGGCCGTTATCAAGTGACCGGCAACGGTGGCTCGATCCAGAAGAGCGACGTTCTGCTGGTGACCCTCAAGGGCAGCAAGGATTTGTCCATGCGCCTGACGGTGGAGTCCGTGCGCCACCTGATCAACCCGACCGGCCAATGGGTCGCAGTGGCCAGCGGCCCGGTATTCGGCGAACTGGCGATCCACACCTGGGAGGTCAACTGCGACAGCTGCCAGGCGAGCCTGAACTTCGAGTTCGCGGTCGACGCCAAGCTGGGCAAAAAGGCTCAACAGCCGGCCGCCAGCGCACGCATCGCCGACCTGGGCTGGATCAGCCGCGCCGACAAGCACCTGTGCCCGAAATGCAAGGAGACGGCCCAGTGAAAACGCTGTTGCTCTGGGCCCTGATCGGCACGACGCTGCTCGGTTGCGCCGCCGAGCCAATGAAGCTGGAACAGGAACGCAGCTATCTGCTGGAGTGGATTGGCGAGCGGCCGCTGATGGACTACAGCCATCTGACCCTGACCCTGGCCAGCGACGGCCGCGCTTATGGCAATGCTGGCTGCAACCATTGGTTCGCGCCTTATCAGCTAGAAGGCGACAAGCTGACCTTCGGTAAGGTCGGCAGCACCCGCAAGCTGTGCGCACCGGCACTGATGGAGCAGGAGAAACGCTTCCTCCAGGCCCTGGAAACCGTGCAGCGCTGGGACATCTCGCCGATCGAGCAGGTGCGCTTCTGGCCGGCCGAGGGCAAACCGCTACGTTTCTGGCCTGAAGAAGGCTGAAATGCCCCGCGATGAAAGCACCAGAAATCAAGCGCCCTTGAGCGCCTTGATCTTCGCGTTCAAACCCTCAAGCGTCTGCTCGCCCATCAGTTGCTCACGTACCTTGCCCTTGTCATCGATGATGTAGGTCACCGGCAAGGCTTCGCTGCGCGGCAGTTCGTAACGCTCGGCCGGATCGCTGGCCAGTACCGTGAAGCCGATGCCCAGCGCTTCGCTGGCCTTTTTCAGTTCTTCGCCCTGCAAGCCGTCGAAGTTCACCCCCAGCACCTGCACGCCCTGCCCCTGCCACTGCTTGGCAGCCGCGTTGAGTTCGGGAATCTCTATACGGCACGGGCCGCACCATTCCGCCCAGTAGTTGAGCACCAGCCAGTGCCCTTCAATCTGCTCGGCTTTCACTGCCTGACCGTGCTGGTCCAGGCCGTAATCTGCACCGCAACCGCCGAGCAACAGGCTCGCGGTGATGGCCAGTGCTGCTGCCAAACGCCTTGTCATGGGTCAATCCTTCTCGAAGATTCAAGCAAAATGCGAAGTCGCTGCGGTTAGAATAGCCGCCACACCCTGCTGGATGCGACCCGAACATGACCGACCTGACCCTGTATCACAATCCACGCTGCTCCAAATCCCGTGGCGCCCTCGAACTGCTCGAGGCTCGCGGCCTGGCCCCGAGCGTGGTGCGCTACCTGGAAACCCCGCCGACGGCCGTTGAGCTCAAGGCCTTGCTCGGCAAGCTGAACATCAGCGCGCGCCAGTTGCTGCGCAGCGGTGAAGACGAGTACAAGACGCTCAACCTGGCCGACACCAACCTCAGCGAAGCGCAGTTGATCGACGCCATGGTCCAGCACCCCAAGCTGATCGAACGGCCGATCCTGATCGCGGGCGACAAAGCCGTGATTGGCCGGCCACCGGAGAAGGTCCTGGAGATCCTGCCGTGAGCGCGCCGTATATCCTGATCCTGTTCTACAGCCGCCACGGCTCGACCAGCGAGATGGCCCGGCAAATTGCCCGCGGCGTCGAGATGGCCGGGCTGGAAGCGCGCATCCGCACGGTACCTGCGATCTCCACCGAGTGCGAAGCGGTGGCCCCCGACATCCCGGAAACCGGCGCGCTGTATGCCACCCTGGACGACCTGCGCCATTGCTCGGGCCTGGCCCTGGGCAGCCCGACGCGCTTTGGCAACATGGCCGCCCCGCTCAAGTACTTCATCGACGGCACCAGCAGCCTGTGGTTGAGCGGCGGCCTGGTCGGCAAGCCAGCGGCGGCATTCACCTCCACCGCCAGCCTGCACGGTGGCCAGGAGTCGACCCTGCTGTCGATGCTGCTGCCGCTGATGCACCACGGCATGCTGATCATGGGCCTGCCCTACAGCGAGTCGGCGCTACTGGAAACCCGTGGCGGCGGCACACCGTATGGCGCCAGCCACCATGCCGGCGCCGATGGCAAACGCGACCTGGATGCCGATGAGATCGCCCTGTGCCGCGCCCTCGGCCAGCGCCTGGCGAGCACGGCCAAACTGCTGGAGAACGGCCGTGGCTAAAAAGCCCAAGGTACTGCCCTCGATCGATTGGTTGATGCCACGCTTGCGCCTGGCCCGGGCACTGAGCCTGGCGAGCTTTTTCGGCCTGGTCGCCTTGCTGACCCTCAACAACCTGCTGTTCGCCGACCTGCACGGTGCACGGGTCGGGGTGATCCTGGCGATCGAGTTGGTGCCGCTGGCGCTGCTGCTACCGGGCATGCTGCTGGGTAATGCCCGCGCTCATGCCTGGGCCTGTTTTGTGGTCAACCTGTACTTCATCAAGGGCGTGCTGGCCGCGTTCGACCCGGCGCGGGCGCTGTTCGGCTGGCTGGAAGTGGCGATTAGCCTGGCGCTGTTCGTCAGTGCGCTGCTGTACGTGCGCTGGCGCTTTCAGTATGAGCGGCGGATGGCGGGGGAAGGTTGATGTAATTTTATCGCGGGGCAAGCCCGCTCCCACAGGTTCAATGAAATCTTGTGGGAGCGGGCTTGCCCCGCGATAAATACTCAATGATTGACGGTATGCGCCAGCATCACCGACAGCTGGCACAGCGGCCGCCCACTCTCGGCATGCCACTGGTTGAAGGCGTCCTGCACCAGCGCCAGGTCACGCTGGCTGGTCGGCGGCTTGTCGATGATGTTCTGAGCAATCAGGGCCGCAGCCATGTCATCGGTAGGGATGAAGGTGTCCTTGCCGCACATGCGCAAGAAGCGCGGCGCCGACAGCCCGCCCAACTGGTTGCCGTGCTTGGCCAGATACTTCCACAGGCCGACGATATCGGTCACCGGCCAGTCGGCGATGAACGCACCGAAACTGCCGTGTTGCTTCTCGATATCGAGGATCATCTGTGCGTTGCGCGGCACGCTCTTGAGCTTGCCCAGGTGGCGGATGATCCGCGTGTCCTGCATCAGTCGCTCCAGGTGCTCGGCGCCCATCAGCACGACCTTGTCCGGGTCGAAGCCGAAGAACACCTGCTCGAAGGCCGGCCATTTGGCGTCCACCAGGCTGTGTTTCAAACCAGCGCGAAATACGCGCAGGGCCAGGGTCGACAAGTATCGGTCGGCGCTGGTCGCGCGCAGTTGCTCGGGGCTTCTGGCCTGGGGCAGGAAGGCCTCCAGGGCCGCCGCCGAGCCGAAGCGATTCAGGCAGAACTCATACAGCCATTGGTAGTCACGCATGGCCGTCAGATGTTCAGTACGTCGACAAAACGCGGGGTGGCCGTCTCGTCGATCTTCAGGCTGGTGAAATCGAACAGGTTGCGGTCAGCCAGTTGCGACGGCACCACGTTCTGCAGGCCACGGAAGATGTTCTCGGTGCGCCCTGGAGTCTTGCGCTCCCACTCCACCAACATGTCCTTGACCACCTGGCGCTGCAGGTTTTCCTGGGAGCCGCAGAGGTTGCACGGGATGATCGGGAATTCGCGCATGTCCGAGTAGGCCTGGATGTCCTTCTCGCTGCAATAGGCCAGCGGACGGATCACCACATTGCGCCCGTCGTCAGCCCGCAGTTTGGGTGGCATGGCCTTGAGGGTGCCGTTGAAGAACATGTTGAGAAAGAAGGTCTCGACGATGTCGTCGCGGTGGTGCCCCAGGGCCATCTTGGTCGCGCCGATCTCGTCGGCGAAGGTGTACAGGGTGCCGCGACGCAGGCGCGAACATAGCGAGCAGGTGGTTTTGCCTTCCGGGATCAATTCCTTGACCACCGAATAGGTGTCCTTCTCGACGATGTGATACTCGACGCCGAGGGCTTTCAGGTAGGCCGGCAGCACGTGCTCGGGGAAGCCTGGCTGCTTCTGGTCCAT encodes:
- a CDS encoding response regulator; translated protein: MLNRLGIRSRVLLLALLPAGLMALVLGGYFTWLQQNELQTQLLQRGKMIAEQLAPLVAPALARHDPAQLERIAAQALEQSDVRAVAFLGPDRNALAHAGPSMLNQAPTGGGTQLLQRTGNDATRYLLPVFGRHRDLAGELIPGEADRLLGWVEIELSHDGTLLRGYRSLFTSLLLILVGLAATALLAMRMSRTINGPIGQIKYAVNQLKDGNLEERLPAMGSYELDELAAGINRMAETLHNAHEELQHSIDQATEDVRQNLETIEIQNIELDMARKEALEASRIKSEFLANMSHEIRTPLNGILGFTHLLQKSELTPRQLDYLGTIEKSAGSLLGIINEILDFSKIEAGKLVLDSIPFNLRDLIQDTLTILAPAAHAKQLELVSLVYRDTPLSLVGDPLRLKQILTNLVSNAIKFTREGTIVARAMLEEEREDSVQLRISVQDTGIGLSTQDVRALFQAFSQADNSLSRQPGGTGLGLVISKRLIEQMGGEIGVDSTPGEGSQFWISLSLPKARDDAEDLPLQPLVGRRVAIVDSHELARQALEHQLEDCGLSVSLFSTLDQLLQAVEAAILAGQPFELAVLGISLDDLSPERLGQYIQQLERLACQPLVLCPTTEQALYHPYLPNGHSQLQAKPACTRKLRRALVEMVQPRRPGSDSKPVSDQPLPKVLCVDDNPANLLLVQTLLEDLGAEVLAVDSGYAAVQAVQDERFDLVLMDVQMPGMDGRECTEQIRRWETSQSGAALPIVALTAHAMANEKRALLHSGMDDYLTKPISERQLAQVVLKWTGLALGAPRPERPLERAPESIELKVLDPEEGLRLAAGKPDLAADMLAMLLASLESDREAIRVAREAADRNAMIERVHRLNGASRYCGVPQLRAACQRSETLLKQDDPQAPQALDELDRAITRLTAQARMSA
- a CDS encoding DUF2069 domain-containing protein, with the protein product MAKKPKVLPSIDWLMPRLRLARALSLASFFGLVALLTLNNLLFADLHGARVGVILAIELVPLALLLPGMLLGNARAHAWACFVVNLYFIKGVLAAFDPARALFGWLEVAISLALFVSALLYVRWRFQYERRMAGEG
- the wrbA gene encoding NAD(P)H:quinone oxidoreductase: MSAPYILILFYSRHGSTSEMARQIARGVEMAGLEARIRTVPAISTECEAVAPDIPETGALYATLDDLRHCSGLALGSPTRFGNMAAPLKYFIDGTSSLWLSGGLVGKPAAAFTSTASLHGGQESTLLSMLLPLMHHGMLIMGLPYSESALLETRGGGTPYGASHHAGADGKRDLDADEIALCRALGQRLASTAKLLENGRG
- the arsC gene encoding arsenate reductase (glutaredoxin) (This arsenate reductase requires both glutathione and glutaredoxin to convert arsenate to arsenite, after which the efflux transporter formed by ArsA and ArsB can extrude the arsenite from the cell, providing resistance.); translation: MTDLTLYHNPRCSKSRGALELLEARGLAPSVVRYLETPPTAVELKALLGKLNISARQLLRSGEDEYKTLNLADTNLSEAQLIDAMVQHPKLIERPILIAGDKAVIGRPPEKVLEILP
- the ttcA gene encoding tRNA 2-thiocytidine(32) synthetase TtcA, which produces MGTLSVNQNKLQKRLRRLAGEAITDFNMIEDGDKVMVCLSGGKDSYTMLDVLLHLQKVAPIKFDIVAVNMDQKQPGFPEHVLPAYLKALGVEYHIVEKDTYSVVKELIPEGKTTCSLCSRLRRGTLYTFADEIGATKMALGHHRDDIVETFFLNMFFNGTLKAMPPKLRADDGRNVVIRPLAYCSEKDIQAYSDMREFPIIPCNLCGSQENLQRQVVKDMLVEWERKTPGRTENIFRGLQNVVPSQLADRNLFDFTSLKIDETATPRFVDVLNI
- a CDS encoding 2-hydroxyacid dehydrogenase codes for the protein MRVLFFSSQTYDQDSFTQATAAPGLELHFQPARLTEDTAALAAGHEVVCAFINDDLGASVLQCLAAAGTRLIALRSAGYNHVDLAAAKRLGLAVVRVPAYSPHAVAEHAVALILALNRRLHRAYNRTREGDFTLHGLTGFDLYGKTVGVVGTGQIGAAFARIMAGFGCQLLAYDPYPNPELLALGARYLSLPQLLRQAQVISLHCPLNDATRHLINARTLADLTPGAMLINTGRGALVDTPALIEALKSGQLGYLGLDVYEEEAQLFFEDRSDQPLQDDVLARLLTFPNVIVTAHQAFLTREALAAIAATTLDNITRWAAGNAQNLVEG
- a CDS encoding DNA-3-methyladenine glycosylase I, which translates into the protein MRDYQWLYEFCLNRFGSAAALEAFLPQARSPEQLRATSADRYLSTLALRVFRAGLKHSLVDAKWPAFEQVFFGFDPDKVVLMGAEHLERLMQDTRIIRHLGKLKSVPRNAQMILDIEKQHGSFGAFIADWPVTDIVGLWKYLAKHGNQLGGLSAPRFLRMCGKDTFIPTDDMAAALIAQNIIDKPPTSQRDLALVQDAFNQWHAESGRPLCQLSVMLAHTVNH
- a CDS encoding META domain-containing protein — its product is MKTLLLWALIGTTLLGCAAEPMKLEQERSYLLEWIGERPLMDYSHLTLTLASDGRAYGNAGCNHWFAPYQLEGDKLTFGKVGSTRKLCAPALMEQEKRFLQALETVQRWDISPIEQVRFWPAEGKPLRFWPEEG
- a CDS encoding TlpA disulfide reductase family protein is translated as MTRRLAAALAITASLLLGGCGADYGLDQHGQAVKAEQIEGHWLVLNYWAEWCGPCRIEIPELNAAAKQWQGQGVQVLGVNFDGLQGEELKKASEALGIGFTVLASDPAERYELPRSEALPVTYIIDDKGKVREQLMGEQTLEGLNAKIKALKGA